In Apium graveolens cultivar Ventura chromosome 10, ASM990537v1, whole genome shotgun sequence, the following are encoded in one genomic region:
- the LOC141692641 gene encoding prefoldin subunit 1, with the protein MADEAIRTAFVEIQARMIETTGNLKQVQVQMRNKEGEKKRAYLTLEELRQLSDDTNTYKSIGRTFVLEPKSALMEEQEQKLKDSETAIASLQTSKEYLEKQMAEVENNLRELLQQDPTLTRQIMSMSV; encoded by the exons ATGGCTGACGAAGCTATCCGGACT GCATTTGTTGAGATTCAAGCTCGTATGATTGAGACCACTGGAAATCTCAAACAG GTTCAAGTTCAAATGCGAAACAAAGAAGGAGAAAAGAAGCGTGCGTACTTAACCCTGGAAGAACTGCGTCAACTTTCAGATGACACAAATACATATAAATCTATTG GGAGAAC GTTTGTTTTAGAGCCCAAGTCAGCTTTAATGGAAGAACAAGAGCAAAAGCTCAAGGATAGTGAAACTGCAATTGCTTCACTACAG acctcaaaggagtacttaGAGAAGCAGATGGCAGAGGTGGAGAACAACCTAAGGGAGCTTTTGCAGCAAGATCCTACTCTCACTCGTCAGATTATGTCCATGTCTGTATGA